The Prochlorococcus marinus XMU1408 region AAATCCAATCATCTGGAGCGATTTCATTAGAATTACTATTATTTTTTTTGCTATGAGTTAAACCAATTACATAAGCCCCATTCCTTTTGAGTTCCTCAATAAGAGCTTTGCCCAGGCTGCCACTCGCGCCTGTTATAGCGATTTTTAAACCTTTAAATCTTGAGTCCTTTGACAATTTCTTGTTCATTTGTCTAAATCCATTTTTTTTCTTGCAAAAGAATTGGGAATTATTTGATAAATTTGTCTAATTAGAATTTTATACGGGTTTGGTGTTGAGAACTTTTTCAAAAAGCCTAAACTTATAAAGTTATTAATTCACGTCAGGTCTTTAATTAATGAGCAAGACCTTTCTAATTGGATCGTGTGAGCCATTTAGTGGTAAGTCAGCATTAGTTCTTGGCATAGCAAGAAGTTTAATTGCTTCAAATCATTTAGTAAGATTTGGAAAACCATTAGCCACAAGCCTTGAATTAAATGTCTCTCAAGGAGGAGACATCCAAAACATGATTGATGATGATGTCAGGTTTGTTGGGGAGACCTTGAAATTATCTGTTGATGATTTGATTCCTTCCATTCAATTTTTAGGCGCTTCTACTGCAAGTGAGAGGATTCAAAAAAATGAGTTAGATGCTGGAATCAAATTTGATGAGTTCAGATCATTTCTTGATTCTTCTAAAAATGTTATTAATATTCTCGAAGCCGCTGGAAGTTTACATGAGGGACTTTTATATGGCTTAAGTCTTAGTCAACTTGCTAAAGGTTTAAACGCTAAAGTTTTATTAGCTCATTTTTGGCAAGATAGTAGAAGTGTTGAAGCGTTATTAGACGCAAAGAATCAACTTGGAGATCATTTAAGTGGTGTTATCTTGAATGCTGTAAATCCTGATCAAATCAAGGAAATTAAAGAGGATATAGTTCCATCTCTTAAGTCATTAGGTTTAGATGTCTTTGGAGTAATGCCTCGTTCACCTTTGTTGAGAAGTGTCACTGTGGAAGAGCTGGTAAGACGTCTAAATGCTCGAGTTGTTTGTTGCTCTGACAGGCTTGAATTAATGGTGGAAACACTGAGTATTGGAGCGATGAGTGTTAATTCTGCAATGGAGTTTTTTCGTAAAAGGCGAAATATGGCCGTGGTTACAGGTGCAGATCGAACTGATATCCAATTGGCGGCTTTGGAAGCTTCTACTCAATGTTTAATCC contains the following coding sequences:
- a CDS encoding phosphotransacetylase family protein; protein product: MSKTFLIGSCEPFSGKSALVLGIARSLIASNHLVRFGKPLATSLELNVSQGGDIQNMIDDDVRFVGETLKLSVDDLIPSIQFLGASTASERIQKNELDAGIKFDEFRSFLDSSKNVINILEAAGSLHEGLLYGLSLSQLAKGLNAKVLLAHFWQDSRSVEALLDAKNQLGDHLSGVILNAVNPDQIKEIKEDIVPSLKSLGLDVFGVMPRSPLLRSVTVEELVRRLNARVVCCSDRLELMVETLSIGAMSVNSAMEFFRKRRNMAVVTGADRTDIQLAALEASTQCLILTGAGEPLPQLINRSEELEVPLLKVDRDTLSTVEVIEQAFGHVRLHETVKATYAFRLVQEHCDLDRIFKTLGIFS